A genome region from Carassius gibelio isolate Cgi1373 ecotype wild population from Czech Republic chromosome A23, carGib1.2-hapl.c, whole genome shotgun sequence includes the following:
- the LOC127944627 gene encoding 7SK snRNA methylphosphate capping enzyme: protein MDVVQSELLVAGGVSLHAHPQPITVQEEVTANMVLTELPANHETPQDGTLHVDQIKNGLQVRGETAQRLSKRRYTTSAGFKHPSISKRRRRANSECDPVLPSNFLLGGNIFDPLNLNSLLDEEVSKALNAQTPKSSPLPKKSRDPVEILIPKDITDPLNLSGRGGDGAAGVLVSPLKTRRRHRNRHHPGATAEPSDGERSKVNDEGSVMFPAISSVPDKVTDAAAVLQSVEASPRPYELNTSINCRDEVVTPNLPRRRSHPSSSSSAPQTQPSKHRKRRRTNSRSDRLSITPTPPIKQSVAHSQTFHTPVLGGVCGAPPLRVERTPQQRRRIQRSFQYGSYNRYYGYRTPSLTTDPRLALFRPEWFRGKKVLDVGCNTGHMTLAIARHWSPERVLGVDIDGALVHVARQNLRYFLSELQGLDESGGLPGEGSEVKAGGQMGLASLMDLQLDHGQTLRRFPISFTRCRGPIATFPIMPHVPGQFPCNVYFLKGDYVPDSDEAVMSQCAEYDVILCLSLTKWVHLNYGDAGIQRLFQRIYRHLLPGGVLILEPQPWSSYSRSKRLTEVTYRNYRSIRLKPDQFSSFLTAEVGFSSYELIGTPHSSANGLQKMIYLFHKGPASNRK, encoded by the exons ATGGATGTGGTTCAGAGTGAGCTTCTGGTCGCCGGTGGGGTGAGTTTGCACGCTCACCCTCAGCCCATCACCGTCCAGGAAGAGGTGACCGCTAACATGGTGCTAACTGAACTCCCTGCCAATCACGAGACTCCTCAGGACGGGACTCTACATGTCGACCAGATCAAGAATGGCCTGCAGGTGCGAGGCGAGACAGCGCAGAGACTGAGCAAGCGGCGCTACACCACGAGCGCTGGGTTCAAACACCCGAGTATCAGTAAACGCAGACGCCGCGCTAACTCCGAATGCGACCCGGTTCTGCCCTCCAACTTCCTGCTGGGCGGGAACATCTTTGACCCGCTGAACCTCAACAGCCTGTTGGACGAGGAGGTCAGTAAGGCACTCAATGCCCAGACGCCCAAATCCTCGCCCCTTCCCAAGAAAAGCAGGGACCCAGTGGAGATCCTGATTCCCAAAGACATCACCGATCCTCTGAATCTGAGCGGACGCGGCGGTGATGGAGCTGCGGGTGTGTTAGTGTCACCTCTGAAGACCCGGCGAAGACATCGCAACCGACACCATCCTGGAGCGACCGCTGAGCCATCTGACGgtgagaggtcaaaggtcaacgaCGAGGGGTCGGTGATGTTTCCTGCCATCAGTTCGGTGCCTGACAAGGTCACAGACGCCGCTGCTGTGCTTCAGTCTGTAGAGGCGTCGCCGCGTCCTTACGAACTCAACACATCAATCAACTGCCGAGACGAAGTGGTGACGCCCAACCTCCCGCGGCGACGGTCACACCCCTCCTCCTCTAGCTCCGCCCCCCAGACACAGCCATCCAAACACAGGAAGCGCAGACGAACCAACAGCCGTTCGGACCGCCTGTCCATCACTCCGACTCCGCCCATCAAGCAGAGCGTTGCACACAGCCAGACGTTTCACACTCCTGTTTTGGGCGGAGTCTGTGGAGCTCCGCCCCTGAGGGTGGAGAGAACCCCACAGCAGCGGCGCAGGATTCAGCGCAGCTTCCAGTATGGAAGCTACAACCGTTACTACGGTTACCGCACACCCTCGCTGACCACAGACCCTCGCTTGGCCCTGTTTAGACCCGAGTGGTTCCGTGGGAAGAAAGTCCTGGATGTGGGCTGCAACACGGGTCACATGACCCTCGCCATCGCCAGACACTGGAGCCCTGAGCGCGTGCTGGGTGTGGACATCGATGGCGCGCTGGTGCATGTGGCCCGACAGAACCTGCGCTACTTCCTGTCGGAACTGCAGGGATTGGATGAGAGCGGTGGGCTGCCGGGTGAAGGGTCAGAGGTCAAGGCCGGAGGTCAGATGGGGTTAGCGTCTCTGATGGACCTGCAGCTGGACCACGGTCAAACGTTACGCAGGTTTCCCATCTCCTTCACGCGCTGCCGTGGACCCATCGctacatttcccataatgccTCACGTCCCGGGCCAGTTCCCCTGCAACGTGTACTTCCTGAAG ggtgacTATGTTCCGGACAGTGACGAGGCGGTGATGTCTCAGTGTGCGGAGTACGACGTCATTCTGTGTCTGAGTTTGACGAAGTGGGTTCATCTGAACTACGGTGACGCTGGAATCCAGAGACTGTTTCAGCGCATCTACAGACACCTGTTACCTGGAGGAGTACTGATCCTCGAACCCCAGCCctggagctcctacagccggagcaagagactcacg gaggtgACGTACAGGAACTACAGGAGCATCAGACTGAAGCCGGATCAGTTCAGCTCTTTCCTGACGGCTGAGGTGGGCTTCAGCAGCTACGAGCTAATCGGGACGCCTCACAGCAGCGCtaacg GACTTCAGAAGATGATTTACCTGTTCCATAAAGGCCCCGCCTCCAACAGGAAGTGA
- the coro2ab gene encoding coronin-2B — protein MSQCHSRVTFHHVIGKAAVKGRCYHGLSITRSVQDNQFCAVNPRFIAVVTECTGGGAFIVISIHQTGRVSPLQARVCGHSAPVLDVKWDPFNDLRLASCSEDCTVKVWDIPPNGLKDDLMEPSKDLTAHNRRVSIIEWHPTARDLLLSSAYDCRVLVWRLDSAEVPVCVINTHSELVLCLSFNADGSLLATACKDKKIRIIEPRTGRLLQESRCHSHKVSRILFLWDLKMLVSTGSSCWNQRQFVLWDLEDLSEPLLEEDLDGCSGVIFPFYDADTHMLYLAGKGDGNIRYYTVSAVKPYVQFLSEYRSASPQRGLGVMPKRGLNTSACEIFRFYRLVAVRDLLEPLSFCVPRKQSEGFHEDIYPLTAANEPAMTPDEWLMGQNKGPLLMSLRPAAKALDTCPTEPDTPANQHAEPPPDLIADLRDWTEDDTQSHGWISSGFGQETEVSAGLSHVVSQGSEVVTQKQLELMDTHMHRRASF, from the exons atgtcCCAGTGTCACTCCCGTGTGACGTTTCATCATGTGATCGGGAAAGCGGCGGTGAAGGGGCGGTGCTACCACGGCCTGTCAATCACACGCAGCGTCCAGGACAACCAATTCTGTGCTGTCAATCCACGCTTCATCGCCGTGGTGACCGAGTGTACAGGAGGCGGAGCCTTCATTGTCATTTCCATCCATCAA acggGCCGTGTGAGTCCTCTGCAGGCTCGGGTCTGCGGTCACAGCGCTCCGGTGCTGGACGTCAAGTGGGACCCGTTTAACGACCTGCGCCTGGCGTCCTGTTCGGAGGACTGTACG gtgaagGTGTGGGACATTCCTCCGAATGGACTGAAGGATGATCTGATGGAGCCCAGTAAAGATCTGACCGCTCACAACCGCAGAGTGTCAATCATCGAGTGGCATCCAACCGCCAGAGACCTGCTGCTGAGCTCCGCCTACGACTGCAGA gtgctgGTGTGGCGTTTGGACTCAGCTGAGGTGCCGGTGTGTGTGATAAACACACACTCTGAGCTGGTGCTGTGTTTGAGTTTTAATGCGGATGGAAGTCTGTTGGCCACGGCCTGCAAAGACAAGAAGATCCGAATCATCGAGCCACGGACTGGGCGgctcctgcag GAGTCTCGCTGTCACTCTCATAAAGTGTCCAGGATCCTGTTCCTGTGGGATCTGAAGATGTTGGTGTCCACTGGAAGCTCCTGCTGGAACCAGAGACAGTTTGTCCTGTGGGATCtg gagGATCTGTCTGAGCCGTTACTGGAGGAGGATCTGGATGGATGTTCAGGAGTGATTTTCCCCTTCTATGACGCTGACACACACATGCTGTATCTGGCTGGGAAG GGAGACGGCAACATCCGCTATTACACGGTCAGTGCGGTGAAGCCCTACGTTCAGTTCCTGTCTGAATACCGCTCCGCGTCCCCTCAGAGAGGCTTGG GTGTGATGCCCAAGCGTGGCCTGAACACCAGCGCCTGCGAGATCTTCAGATTCTACCGTCTGGTGGCCGTCAGAGACCTGCTGGAGCCGCTGAGCTTCTGTGTGCCACGCAAG CAGTCTGAGGGTTTTCATGAGGATATTTACCCCCTGACCGCAGCAAATGAGCCGGCCATGACCCCAGATGAGTGGCTGATGGGACAGAATAAAG GTCCGCTGCTGATGTCTCTGAGACCTGCAGCTAAAGCGCTGGACACCTGTCCGACTGAACCAGACACACCAGCCAATCAGCACGCAGAACCGCCTCCTGACCTCATCGCTGACCTGCGGGACTGGACGGAGGACGACACACAGAGCCACGGCTGGATCTCGTCAGGCTTCGGTCAGGAGACGGAGGTCAGCGCCGGTCTCAGTCATGTGGTCTCTCAGGGGTCAGAGGTCGTGACACAGAAGCAGCTGGAGCTGatggacacacacatgcacaggagAGCATCCTTCTGA